TGATGATCTCTCTGCGGAGTTGGCTCGATCCCACGGCTTCTTTGCACCATCTGCAGGTGAGAATAAAAAAGagtgcaggctgattggcagcAGAAATCCCTCCTCCTTCACcttattttaaatcatattaatTTATCATTAGCATGAATCAGCTAAGTTAATAATATTACCATTACCTTTTGACATTGTGTTATACAATAATAAATTAGAAATGTCTATAGTATGAAGGATATGTTGACACAGAGGATATTTTATTTATCGAACAGGGACAATATACATTATTCATTAGATTTGTTCCAAATGGATTTTGATTTTCATCTGCACTCCCTgttgttaaagaaaaaagaccCCCCAAAAAATCCAAAAAGCAGCATTAAAAGATCATGGTTACGTAACACATACCTGCGTTCTGTCCTCTAGACATTGGAGAGGAATTTGCATCATCCTGTAATAAAGCATAGTCGTATGAAATGTTTCTTACCAACTACAGAATTAAGCAGTTCACTGCTTCCCAAGTCATGTAAATTATTACTTTAGAGGAACACAGGCGATAAGGAACAGGAAAAGAttctatgttaaaaaaaaaaaatctgtgtttaaaatatCACAGAAAGTCAAAAAAAACCTGTACACCTAAGTACTTACATTTTGGCAGTCTCCGTCTTTCTCTGACTGGCTTGCTGCTTTTCGTCTACGGATTGtgaagtgcaaaaaaaacagcattaatTATTCCAATACTACtttccaaaacagaaaaaaaagatatcaccttgatgtttaaattttttttaattgttcctGACCGTCGTGCCAGCAGGGCATTCATCTCCTCCATCAGGCCTCCACTTCCTCCGCTCGTCCGATTGGCATCGTTTTTGGCTCCTGAGCTCTCGTCAGACTGTAAACAAACGGAGCAGTCACAAAGGATACACCATCACGTCCGTATACACAGTACCTCCACCATGCTGCATGCACATAGGTTTCAGAAATCTCAAGCTTCATTTAAGATCATAGATCTGACACCAGCTCCAATCTCCAATGTTATTAGAAACCACTAACAGACATCATGAATTTTAAGTATTCTGAGCATCCCGATGACATCGTATTATAGAAGCAGTGGTTATACAGAATAAACAAATGACTCGTTTTTAATGAATCCTTGCAGTAGATCACATAACATGTTGCAATTTGCATAACTCAAAGATGAAACAGACCCTCTGCACTCGGCGCAGTTTGGCCCCGGCGATCATGGCGGCGAGGCCTGTTGGTGCGTGCGCATCCtcgtggtgatgatgatgacctcCATACCCACCTCCACCCAGAGGtaagggaggtggaggaggaggaggggctcCTGCTGTTGGAGGCGGAAGCCCAGGAGgtgcaggaggaggaggtggaggcgGGCATGGGCCTCCAATTGACATGACAGGTGGCACAATACTTGGAGGTGCCACCGAGAGCACTGCGGGATGTCCCTGAAATGGGGAGCCTGCCAAAATAAAAGGGAATAATAGATGAAACGTTAAAAGGTTAATACCATAAAAAGAACATAAAAACACAGGGAGCAGCAAATTAAGCTAATacaattaccccccccccccaacacacacactaatttgtTTCACACTTAGCAAGTATGTGGGagttgatgcttaatctatatACCGCTCCTTCATTTCCTACCTGAGTTGGATGAGCGTCGCTCTCTCTCAATATGCGCCTGcatttgctgctgctgctgttgctgtatCTCCATCTGCCTGCAGAGCACACATGCAATTTATAGAGTCCGAGAGCAGAGTATATAATCTGCATTACAATCAGCTCAATAGCATGCAATTACTGTCATGCAACAAGACCTTACAGTTTCTCACTCAGCAATGAAGAGTTAGGGTCTGTTCAGTCTGTTTAGAAAGCTAGCAGTTAAGACTGCTAACTTTCTAAAGGGGTTCGACTTGGAATCATTCCTAAAAGGCAAAGCAACAGTtatagggttctacacagaaccatTAAAGGTTCCCCTAGAGAGCGAGAAACCAAATAAACCTTTAGACTGCTAGATGGAACCTTTTCAATAAGAGCGCAAGAAGCAGAAGTTTGAATTGTTACTTTCCGTGTTGGGCCAAAAACATGTGCCTCTTTAAGAtacggtgccctccactaatattggcacccttggtaaatatgagcgaagaaggctgtgaaaaattgccttaattgtttaactttttgatctttggTTCAAAGGAATTGACAAAAAtcttctgctctcatggatatcaaacaattgcaaacacaacacaggtttatccaaaaaatctttgttaaatataggtgtgcaacaattattggcaccctttgtgctagctctgagtcttcttctataatgcctgatgaggttggagaatacatgggaATGGGATGGTCATGGAAGGacattgattttgtggtcagtaaaccattttttgtgttgattttgatgtatgttttggatcattgtcctgctggaagatccaaccacggcccattttaagtcATCTACATACAACTGTCCTTCTGCtacatttatacattatatCACAGATAATGCTTGATATTTTTTGCTAGCACTATATGAGTATAGATGATGAGAAGAGAGATGTGAAGGTTTCCATCAGCAGGTTTCTGACACAGCAGACCCTGATAACTGCAAACATGCCACAATTTCATTCTTCCATCTTTGGACTTCAAGAAGCAGCCTttctgtagaatcttccagatcTGTCACCCCCACATTTTCTATTCTGGTACTTCTCATTAAGTCTGACTGCGTCATCCACcgaatgtgaataaataaagcgTTCTGCCTGTTAAACAATCATGAGTGAGAGTGATGTCTCTTATTTTGCATGACCCATGACTCTCACATCCCGTTGTGAGCCTCGCATAATTACGCTGCAGTTATAAGTAGGATTTTACCTTCTCTGCACCTCCAGTTCTTCTGCTGTGGGGCCATTCTGCACATGGCGCTGAACTGCTGGACCTGAGAACAGAAGGTTGAGAACAGGATGATTGCAGGATGTAATATAAAAACTGCCAGGATCTGTCAGGGGGTCCAATCTTCAATTCCTCGCTTTTATAACAGCATTTTTTCCTTTTAGTTTCACCACAGTTATTGAATTTATAATAGTCATTATGTAATATGCTTTTGAATTAATACATGGAAAATAAGTTCTGACTTTTTAAGGGTTAGTTAATATTCGACATCTGAGCCTGACCTTTGAACCTGAATCTTTGGCAGATGTTGGTATGGAAGTATGATATTGTACGATTAtatgtttttggttttctttttttaaaccaggcTTTAATGTGCCCAAGATGagcataattatatatatatataaaaagatataCTGCAATATGCACTGCATTATCAAATCAAAGCAACTCCTCTTACTCTTATATCTTTCTATAAATTTAGTACACGCTGGCAGACAATTTGCATCTTTCATAATGATATGTGACTAGATTTCATGTATAGACTCTCACTGATATTTTAATAGGAGAAATACCACCTGGCTGTCACTACTTAAAGCAATAtactttctgttttcttgtGTCCTTTTGTCAGAGTTCATGAATGTTTGAACACTCCAGGGCAAGACAACGCATTTATATTGACAAAATTCCTTGTCTCAATGAGGGCAATATATCTGCCATGTCTGTCTTCTCAGtactttattttacagttaactACAGAATGATCTGTGTGTAATGAGGCGCCCATAAATAGTATACATAAGAAAGTGGATTAAAAAATCCCACTGTATCGAGGGATTCTGAATGTCAAGCGCTTTCATTTGTGGAAATAGTAAATGGGCAGGATAAAATCTCGCAGCCAAACAAATTAAACAGACATGACGCAGCTGGCACAGTTGCTGTCAAATGCTTAAATATTTTGTGCTGTTACCAGGACAGTACAtgatatatagtatataaactGGAATTTACAGAAAAATCTTCAAATATAGAAACAGGGTTTTCAAAAACTGATTGAcatttacacatatacacatagtatactgcttatatatatatatatatatatatatatatatatatatatatatatatatatatatatatatcagtcataacattaaaactataaGTGATTAtgttgttacaatggcacctgtccaGGGGTGGGATTTATTAGGGAGCAAGTGAACAGCCAGTTTTCGAttttgatgtgttggaagcaggaaaatctgcaaaaaatagtttaggaatggtttgaggaacatgacagtgagtttaaggtgttgacttggcctccaaattccccagatcccAACCCAATCGAGCGTCtgtaggatgtgctggacaaacgaGTCCGATCCATGGACACCCCACCTCACTACTTACAGAACTTAAAGGCTcggctgctaacgtcttggtgccagataccacagcacaccttcacaggtcttgtggagtccatgcattGATGGGTCAGAGCAGTTTTGGTGGctcaagggggacctacacaatattagtcaGGTGGTTGTAATATTAtagctgattggtgtatatatatatatagtacgaCTGGATGTAACTGTGTAATTAGTTATATGGttatttacttttgtttttcATGCTCATGGCCCTGCTGTGTATCCTAACAAACCAAATGAAATGAGTATTTCATTTCAGGGTCTTGCAGACGGTGCAGTGCCCTCTGGCTGTCACACTGTGTTTTTACGATAATGATCTAGACTTGGCAGAAATCAGGAGATTAAAGCTTCAGCCTGTTTCATGTCTGCGTGTCTGGGACTATAAAtttcaacaacaataacaaaaatacaaatgtagtAATCTCATGCCATCTCTCCATAAAAAATGTGGCTGCGTATTCAAATATAAGCAGTGATTGTATTTTAATTGTCTTGATAAAATAGGATtaccacatactgtataaaatataaaacacataaaatattAACACAGTTGATTAAAGATAATGAAGGCTGATGTACTCTGCCAGATTGACAGAATCACATTTGGGATCTAATTGTAGTGTTGGTTAGAGGATGGAGGCACACAGGTTTCCTTGAGGACGAAATGAACAGTAGAGGTAAAAAGATAGCAATACACCTCATTACTGCTACATACTCACTGCCAGCAACTTGAGTAGAAATACAATATCTGTGATGGATTCTTAGTGATTGCTACTGGGTAATTGACAGCTATGAACCGATAATGTTGTCTGTAATTGATGCGTCGTAACAGGGAATGCCAGTTATTCCTCAGGATCAAATGTCAGCTTTCAAaccaacaaataaaacacagcagaaCCTGATCTGGTCTTTCAGAGCCTGACACCGGCACTTTGACtcatttttcattggtaaacCATGACATATACGTTACACAGTATAGCAGAATGTTACAAGTGACACAAATAGAATCATCCAACAAGTGTAAAACAAGATAAAGAAATTAGGCCTGTACTTAAGCTGTAATATATCTAGGTGATTATTAACATTCAGCACAAACACAAGCTCTAGATAAAGTAATCAGCTATTATGTTTCTTTGTCGGTGTTGTATATCAAGCGTTTGTTGTGAGATTACAAGTTTACAGTGACCTTTAACATTAACCTGTATCCTTGTCTGAATGTACCACTGGTCTGTTCGCATTGTCACTGGGCAATATAGTCTGCACTTGGTGGATATTTTCCAACTGCGTTTTAATACATACGTGGtcatttttcatcttcatctgtaAGACCGGTTAAAAGTGTTACCATTTCTTAAATTTCCTCAACTAGAAACCTTGAACATGTTCAGTGTAGTAGAGCATCATCATAGCTATCATTATTCCAGTTCACCTCAGTAAAACTCTATTTATCCTCCCTACCCaaataaggatttttttttttcaacatataCAATTATTTAAAGTAGTTTAATCAGTGACTATATATGTTTACAGCGTTTCAATATATTTCCTGACTTCCCATGTGATTGTTAACATACCAACTAAAGACATGATCTAAAGCCTTTCCCACACGTCCGGGTCCACTAAACCATCCTGATTAGAAAGACAAagacagaagagagacagagagcacgCAGTACCTACAGGACATCTTGAAGAAGAAGAGCCGGCCGTGGCAGATACACAGACACCCACAGACCAACTCGCTGCTGATCATAGTGCATTCAGCAGGCACTTCATCccttcttccttctctttcctcctcctcctctccgtCTCCTCTACACTCCTACACTGCAGGTCTCCTGTTTCTCTACAGAGTAACCCCATACCTGCAGTGTAGCAGCCGGTTAGCGAGCCCTGAGCAGCTCGCATTTCTCTAAAGCTCCCTGGGCAGCTGTCTGCACTACCACACACACCTCCCGACCAACAGAGAGCACTGCAGCTATATGCATGAAGGTGTGGGGTGACAAAAAATTTGTTTGTAAATGGGACAGTGTACAGAAATTGCTGTTGCTTACTCAGGAACACATTGTGATCTTAGCAGTGCATCCATCCATATAATACACAAGGTCGTGGGGAGCCTATCACGGGGAAACTTGGGGGAGACCGCCttgcacaactgcacacactggacagtttagagatgccaatcagcctacagtgcatgtctctggaggaaaccgaagtacctgGAGGAATCCCCCGAAGCACACAGAGAACATGGAAATtccgcgcacacagggtggaggcggaatcgaacccccaaccccggaggtgcaagaCCAAGATATGTTCCAGGAATAATATGTTAAAAGCATTTACATCATAGCACTGTGTTACTACAATAAAATAGAACAGCATAGCATAGTTTATTGGTGCTCAGTCTAAAACTATTGGTTTTACACTGTACAGTAGTGGCTATGAAAAAAGAATACTGTGTGATATTGCAGTGGTCCAATTTCCTAGCAGCTCTTTATATACAAGAACGCTGTAACATAGAGGCATGCGTTGAGAcgtaacaaaaatgtttttttatgttcatGCAAATGGGAGCAAGCGGTCAGATAGGAAGTTCgcaggacaaagaaagaccacgTTGATTAAAAGGTACTGAGTGGATAGCATtgccatctcacagctccagggtcccgggttagatcctgagctcaggttactgttctccccatgttcctCTAGGTTCTCCAGTCCAATATCCAAATCATCTTTATTCGACTCAGCTTCATCCACGGCataaacaaagcacacaaatCATACACGATAAGATGCATTCCATGCAGGCTAATGAAAGTGTGGTTGGCTACATAAAGCAAAATGAAtatgtaaattaaatgaaatattaaatggTGTAACTCTTAAattcacattatttatttttaattacatttgatCACAAGTCATACTGGCCCAGTCCCTCACTTAACATGACTGAAAAGCTATTAAAACGGTGTGAATCAATGATGGGAAGTTGACAAGTTTAGGGTGTCattaaaaaaacctttttttgttgaaCTACAGAGCTTGTTTGTAGTCAACAACTCAGATAGATGAGGAACATGGACTTCTTCCCCTGATTTTTCAGGCCTCTTTCAGATTAGTCTTGTTTTTGTCTAAGACGACAAATTAAAGAATCCTAGAGAATAAACCAGATATAAAAACCAAACTGCTTATAAAGTGTTCTTATCTTCCCAGAACTTATGACTATGCACTCTACCGCATTTATTATTCTCATAGAAAAAGCACTTTGTTCTCATTCTGCTTCAgactctttatttctctctgtcatTTTGTCTcaacaagagaaagaaaaagcagaGAGGCACACTCTAGTACTGAACCCAGGGGAGCACAACACAGCCACTTGGTTTAATTAAGATTAGCATTGTACTGCGAAAAATCCTTCTCAGTTAATAACTTAGCAGCCCTCATTCTAATTTATCTCATTATACACAGTTTCTTCATCTTTTCATGCTTGTAATTGTCACCACAACTCAAGTTCATAATATTCAtgtctagaaaatgaatcgattGCTGAATTTGAAGTATAAGCCCTGTGTAGGGCCCATATATACGGTGAATATATGTTATATGGCCTGGAAAAGCCTGTTGGATATCAATGAATTCTGGTAAGTAGCCAAAAATTGAGAAAACAACAGGTTTTGACCATTgccaaaaaaagaacaagaaagaaaacagatcGTGTTGGATACAAACTGAGCCAGTTTAATGAACTGAAATAGTCTATCAATAAAGAtaggcaaatatttttttttaaatattttaaacatactttatttattacatgttaaaatcaaattaaatcaatatATGGCACTTGTTTTTAAGACAATCAGCGTGTTGGTGTCATTCAtctttaaatgacatttttctctttttttccactctTGTGGGTAAtcagactttaaaatgctagacCACGACTGAGGTATTTGCAAAAGGGATTCATATTTCAAACATACGTAAACCTGTCGTTTAAGATAAGAATTTCAAATCCTTATATAATAGTAGAAAATGTGCAAATTTCACCAAGTGAAGGatttcccaggccaccacatATACTGAGTGACTACAGCCACAGTGAACCCTTATGCTATGTCCCTACCAATTACATTTAACCTCAACGTTTAAGCGCTTCCTGTAAAATAAGTCTGTAAACACCAGCTGTGATGTAGTGCACAACGAACACCATTAGAGGGCCTCCTGATTCCCACATGGCCATGCAGGCTCTCTGCCCAGATGGCTGCTCAGTAGAAATGCGTGAGTTGCTCAGAACCTAGCCACAGATGCACACGAGTATTTGCTGAGTTAAAAGTGATAAGACCAACGTCTGCTGCAAATGTTTATGTGTGTTATTTGGAAATCCCATCAAGTCTTCCAGAGCCCTCACAAGTGAAAATCTCATGAGTTGAAAGAACATTATCcatgaacacacagacacagacatcaAAGATATAAAGTATCTTCAGGGTCCaggaatgaatggatggataagtATTTGCTATCGTCCTGATTCTTCTTGATTAGAACGTCCTGATTCTCTGTGACCATCAGTACATGGTTTCATTACAGCCAGGTTTAATCCTCTGGCTCTTCTCTGCAGACTCTGCTGTTCGCTAGCCACCACGGATAGATCCCATTATACCTATATATCCCTGGAAAAATCTTTTTTAATACTGCTTTTCTTATATAAAATCACACTGCATCTTGTTGTTACATTacgctttttttgtttgtttcatttgtattttccttGAAGTCGAAAGATAAAGATGTGGAGAGTTTATATGAGGTCAGTGTGGTTATATAAGAGTCCTAGTAAGATTTAGCACATGTATGTAATGTGCAGTGCAGATATATTTCATTTGCAAGTGACTGTTTTTATTaactatgaatgaatgaatcagtatCAGTCACCACAGAGTAATTTTTGTTGTGGCTGGCGTAGTTTCACATATTGGACCCAAGACTGGCTGACTAGCATCAGGTTTGCATGTATCTCTTGAGTCAGAGTCACAAATATATATTGAAATAACACAAATAGCAATGATCAGCTGTTTTTACATTACTTAGGATGTTTATTGTCTGCCTTTCATGTCAGCATGATCAGGCCGCACATAAGACCAAGCCAGGTAATGAATCTTTGAACGAGTCTGAATGAATCATTTCACTGAATAGACTCAAAGGATCCGAGTCACCGAAAAGACTCGATTTCAACTTTAGTGAATACTAACATATAATCCTTAATGGAAGGGTGTCTCTCTTCTGGCTTTATTATCAGAATTCATCAAAACtgctaaaatgaaacacaaatgcataataataataataataatagtaataataaaaataatacatgtgATGTATGCTTTGCATtatgttgtgtttgtagtgcATTCAGTTTCTATAAGTATGACATGTTGCTGTGTCAAAATcgttttaaatcattttcatgCTGTTCCTGGAACAATAATCCTTTTAACCAATCTCTGTCATCTACCATCATCAGTGTGTACCTCTGACTCCTCCCACTCTTGATTATTCACTCCACATGCACCAGTCAGCTTTCAGACACAAATGAAATTGTGTGGCTCTGCAttttcatctatccatcttctataccgcttatccttcagggtgacaggggaacctggagcctatccaggaGCATGGGGagcaaggcagggtacaccctggacagtagggctgcacaattaatcggataTCGACCGtaattacgattttgactgcccacaattaaatgaacatgatcgactgcgatattgatgtttaaagttcgtccttcgctcatagaaaactctgctgcagatcaaatcaagtgcttcctacacttacagccaatcaccatagagtggcgcagggatgacatAGCGATTTAGTGCTCGAGCTGCCAGTTCCtctgcgagctccagcgcttgcgTGAGGGAaaatcatgacactagcacaacgctaaatggcactacagaggttgtcggggacattaaacgtcatcacgccgaacgggaaaaaactttacagataaactcagggctctacagtgcgaccatttcactcgcatttgcaaCTGAAGTACtctgtgcgactgtgaataaatattcattCGCGGTGCGAGTGACTTGTacagagttgtataatacaatcggaataaaaactacaggaagtccaaaatgcatctacactgcgcaacagttactttcacactgcttatcacctcctcagtcaaccgaacaagtgtttaaatactgcagagaagccattatgatgacaagagtaactctgtacatcatctgctttaacttcccgatctcacaaccgccatcttttattgatcccgcaaaatgacctgaactttcacctgctcgtgtagacacagcggcgtcGGGCcgagtaaatgaataataatgctaacgctacaaggtggggtTAAttaaaacttctttattaaataattcctcaccaatcataatcaagagtagcaactgttcagaaggAGTACGCTGATGCTCTCCATCACGCGCTTCACTAACTCAAATACATATcgtattcacttcatttaaacttaaggtagccagatatcactagaaaagtcagcacaagtttccatgttttgatttaatcccccaaaaagcataatattatcagcagacatggcaacactgtactggggaaccgatttaaaaggaacaactgataaacaaacaaaaacgaaaactaataaaatgtaaatacagaaattgtgcttagttataaataaaaaatagatattataataaattcataaaatttaaataaactgagaaatgaaataatgtttagttactatgggttgcatttaatatcaatttgacattacgcttagttcgctatttccttagaaagctattagtctttttcctaatatggatcatgcttgtgttaatctacttttaattaagactctttaagatattttaaaataaatattttatgcttgtttatttatcaattaaccaacagtatttctcattgctattattttaactcaattaacagggaccacgagcagagagcttacacttaactgtttatgacctcctgattaaagcttaaacaaaaaaaagattgttcAGTCCTAAAATtcctgatcggtgcatccctaatgaacaccattaaactaaagcgctttgtatCTAACaagtaaatgaactcacccaatcacatcctatatgagattattcagatatatacacaatatatacagagcagttcgagaactgactccagcccagaaccatgacagcggaaaatgtctaatagtgtagctttaaatagatttaagaggtgcagacttcaaacactgaacattgaggtttattatatttgtttaaaaggtGGAACAAGTTAacggtggttgtttttttgcaaacagtcggtaaaattaactgaaaatattaaatttagtttatcagaaggtaaattaatgtgtcatggctcacactatgttcctaaattctgtcatgattgacaagctcaagttttcacatgcctacttgtgtgttatattgtggcacattaatgttaccatctgtaaaaaacaaaaacgaaaaaaaaacaacactaaacttcaactgtgcttctaaatttttgtaatctcctaaaagaaattgtcttgcgtctctcctcctgtaaacactgttattgccttttctgcatacgcctgaattgttttcatttagttgcatattgttatatttggtgcgtattttcatttggttcatGGCATTTTTACTCATCCTATAATTTGGGTacaattgtatttatatttt
The sequence above is drawn from the Ictalurus punctatus breed USDA103 chromosome 25, Coco_2.0, whole genome shotgun sequence genome and encodes:
- the evlb gene encoding enah/Vasp-like b, whose amino-acid sequence is MSEQSICQARASVMVYDDTSKKWVPIKPGQQGFSRINIYHNTANNTFRVVGVKLQDQQVVINYSIVKGLKYNQATPTFHQWRDARQVYGLNFASKEEATTFSNAMLFALNVLSTQDGGPAVQRHVQNGPTAEELEVQRRQMEIQQQQQQQMQAHIERERRSSNSGSPFQGHPAVLSVAPPSIVPPVMSIGGPCPPPPPPPAPPGLPPPTAGAPPPPPPPLPLGGGGYGGHHHHHEDAHAPTGLAAMIAGAKLRRVQRSDESSGAKNDANRTSGGSGGLMEEMNALLARRRKAASQSEKDGDCQNDDANSSPMSRGQNADGAKKPWDRANSAERSSLVSRVRPVGSSTDTDALDLDRMKQEILEEVVRELHKVKDEIIDAIRHELSRISTT